One part of the Candidatus Baltobacteraceae bacterium genome encodes these proteins:
- a CDS encoding GAF domain-containing protein, which produces MNRTLGALLVGLITFLCIADIGAGYLDFGQLPNLGTLQRLDPSRSVYTTVTSAGAAAGIRPGDVADLRLVDVTSRYMVASLIHASGPAMGAIDVPLLRNGAVIYAHERFERRAPILLDLLDMVMRILLAAAGVFLIARGTAKDSLYAGLFVCSLSVYEGFAVRYWGPPWVPVLMNVFEVTVVAFGVFGARILFAFELLPKLTPRLLRGGLAALCAAALIAFTVCSFGDRLGAIFGSTYFTTPQYWITQMLLGYSGVLVFAVAAFYARGRTAEAVRWIFAAMLFSQIGPTANWISGITGQPLLAGGALNITYLALAIVLPYAVLARGLVAVDFVFSRAVTYTLVLSVIVGVFIVAEQIVERAALGRVQSTVLELLVPLLLGFSIKWIEASVERLVEQVLYRDKLRAAAELGALVDDFPHARDVRALSGRVAHEIHRLMHAPFVCIYIETETTYTPAAQAGHGEAFPVNADDPVFMRLRSKHVPVHTDDFATALPRLAAVFPLVVFGTVTGAVFAQYRDSGERFDPDELETLTRLSHELAIALLWIERAPQSQVARQV; this is translated from the coding sequence ATGAACCGAACCCTCGGGGCCTTACTCGTTGGGCTCATCACGTTTCTGTGCATTGCCGATATCGGCGCGGGCTATCTGGACTTTGGTCAACTGCCGAACCTCGGAACGTTACAGCGGCTCGATCCGTCGCGCTCGGTCTATACGACCGTTACGTCCGCCGGTGCCGCAGCGGGCATTCGTCCGGGTGACGTTGCGGATCTGCGGCTCGTGGATGTCACGTCGCGCTATATGGTCGCATCACTAATTCACGCCAGCGGTCCCGCGATGGGAGCCATTGACGTTCCGCTGCTCCGCAACGGCGCCGTGATATACGCGCACGAACGATTCGAACGCCGCGCGCCGATCCTGCTCGACCTGCTCGACATGGTCATGCGGATATTGCTCGCCGCTGCCGGTGTGTTCTTGATCGCGCGTGGTACCGCAAAAGATTCCCTCTATGCCGGCCTCTTCGTCTGCTCGCTTTCCGTCTACGAGGGATTTGCCGTCCGCTACTGGGGGCCACCTTGGGTGCCCGTCCTTATGAACGTCTTCGAGGTCACGGTCGTTGCCTTCGGTGTCTTCGGGGCACGTATTCTTTTCGCATTCGAATTGCTGCCTAAACTGACGCCGCGCTTGCTGCGCGGCGGGCTTGCTGCGCTGTGCGCCGCCGCCCTTATCGCCTTTACCGTGTGCTCTTTCGGAGACCGGCTCGGCGCCATTTTCGGCTCGACGTACTTCACAACGCCGCAGTATTGGATTACGCAGATGCTGCTCGGCTATTCCGGCGTGCTCGTCTTTGCCGTTGCGGCGTTCTACGCGCGTGGGCGCACCGCCGAAGCCGTTCGTTGGATTTTCGCCGCGATGCTGTTCTCTCAGATCGGCCCGACCGCAAACTGGATCTCCGGTATTACCGGCCAGCCGCTTCTCGCGGGCGGCGCACTGAATATTACGTATCTGGCGCTAGCGATCGTACTCCCGTACGCCGTGCTGGCTCGCGGGCTCGTCGCGGTCGATTTCGTCTTCAGCCGCGCGGTGACGTACACGCTCGTTCTCTCCGTCATCGTCGGCGTATTTATTGTGGCCGAGCAGATCGTGGAGCGTGCCGCGCTCGGCCGGGTACAGAGCACGGTTTTAGAGCTATTGGTTCCGCTGCTCTTGGGCTTTTCGATTAAGTGGATCGAAGCGTCGGTCGAGCGGCTCGTCGAGCAGGTTCTCTATCGCGACAAGCTGCGTGCCGCTGCCGAACTTGGCGCACTCGTTGATGATTTCCCACACGCGCGCGACGTCCGCGCGCTCTCGGGGCGCGTCGCGCACGAAATTCACCGGCTTATGCACGCGCCGTTCGTCTGTATCTATATCGAAACGGAGACGACGTATACGCCGGCGGCACAAGCGGGACACGGTGAAGCGTTCCCAGTGAATGCGGACGATCCGGTGTTCATGCGCCTGCGCTCGAAGCACGTTCCCGTGCACACCGACGACTTTGCAACCGCCCTGCCGCGGCTTGCTGCGGTCTTTCCGCTGGTCGTCTTCGGAACGGTCACCGGTGCGGTGTTTGCTCAATACCGAGACTCCGGCGAACGGTTCGACCCCGACGAACTCGAGACGCTCACGCGGCTCTCCCACGAACTGGCAATCGCGCTGCTGTGGATCGAGCGCGCGCCGCAAAGTCAAGTAGCTCGTCAGGTCTGA
- a CDS encoding AbrB/MazE/SpoVT family DNA-binding domain-containing protein, protein MAHKRASGAISTILDRWGNSLGLRLPKGVAEAVGLAEGDRVYLEVENGAVVVRRAKPTYTLEELLDGLTPDMLHGEVDTGEPIGKEDVW, encoded by the coding sequence ATGGCTCACAAACGCGCGAGCGGCGCAATCTCTACGATCCTCGACCGCTGGGGAAACAGCCTGGGGCTGCGGCTCCCGAAGGGCGTCGCAGAAGCAGTCGGCCTCGCTGAGGGCGACCGCGTCTATCTCGAGGTCGAAAACGGGGCCGTGGTCGTACGGCGTGCGAAGCCGACATATACGCTCGAAGAGCTGCTCGACGGTTTGACGCCGGACATGCTTCACGGTGAAGTCGACACCGGCGAACCGATCGGCAAAGAAGACGTCTGGTAG
- a CDS encoding flagellar biosynthetic protein FliQ: MEAFDALVRDGLFTTALIALPMLAVSALVGTAVAVVQAATQVQEQTLTLLPKAIAVGITVAIFGSFAMHALAGLFDRALDAIPALVSGS, encoded by the coding sequence ATGGAAGCTTTCGACGCTCTGGTTCGCGACGGGCTGTTCACAACGGCGTTGATCGCGTTGCCGATGCTGGCCGTCTCGGCGCTGGTCGGTACGGCCGTGGCGGTGGTGCAGGCTGCCACGCAAGTGCAGGAACAGACATTGACCTTGCTGCCGAAGGCGATTGCGGTCGGCATTACGGTTGCGATTTTCGGATCCTTCGCAATGCACGCGTTGGCCGGTCTGTTCGATCGCGCGTTGGACGCGATTCCCGCCCTCGTCTCCGGTTCGTGA
- a CDS encoding FAD-binding oxidoreductase, whose translation MQSRRRFLETGASAVALACANASLGGCSVAGGSSPRTSRLDQLRSAIKGRVIAPSDAAYAIASQPWNARFAAVVPSAVAIVAGAEDVAQSIKFAREYGINFAVRNGRHSFAGFSATTGLIVDVSELAYVRADRARQEATFGAGQTNLPLYTALWPTRMTLPAGTCPTVGLSGLSAAGGFGRLSRLYGLTCDNITELKLVTAAGDLITANQRQNADLFWACRGGGGGNFGAVVELTGRLHPVDMPFTEIVYTFPLASGVRVMTAFQQWVTALPDRAHCWTEIHTGSPSDGGSVVIELTYAGNERGARALGEALLTAAGVKPSATTVVTAPYLSTMREPICAGLRADECKYAGVSPNGALPRPSFYAKSDLIRATWPAQAFEALVEAIARRQADPVLTPADFQGAVNVGKIAFETAGGAIARPPSAAAFAHRDIRYVVQYQSRWKPGSSDSVANANIAWTQATYESVRPWLSGSAYQGYADPNLSDWQQQYYGESLARLKEVKRKYDPDDVFRYAQSIPQA comes from the coding sequence ATGCAGAGCAGGCGTCGGTTTCTCGAGACGGGAGCTTCGGCCGTTGCGTTGGCTTGCGCGAACGCTTCGTTAGGGGGATGTTCGGTCGCCGGCGGTTCTTCGCCGAGGACGTCGCGCCTCGACCAGCTGCGGTCGGCGATCAAAGGACGAGTCATCGCGCCGTCGGACGCCGCTTATGCCATCGCGAGTCAGCCGTGGAACGCGCGCTTTGCCGCTGTGGTGCCGAGCGCGGTCGCGATCGTCGCCGGTGCCGAGGACGTCGCGCAATCCATAAAGTTTGCCCGCGAGTACGGGATAAACTTTGCGGTGCGCAACGGGCGCCACAGTTTTGCCGGATTCTCCGCAACCACCGGATTGATCGTCGACGTGTCGGAGCTCGCGTACGTTCGAGCGGATCGGGCGCGGCAAGAAGCGACCTTCGGCGCGGGTCAGACGAACCTGCCGCTTTACACGGCGCTTTGGCCGACGCGGATGACCTTGCCGGCCGGAACGTGCCCAACCGTCGGGCTTAGCGGACTCAGTGCGGCCGGTGGATTCGGACGGCTCTCGCGCCTGTACGGACTCACCTGCGACAACATCACTGAGTTGAAACTCGTTACCGCCGCGGGCGACCTCATTACAGCCAATCAACGGCAAAACGCCGATCTATTTTGGGCGTGTCGCGGCGGCGGCGGCGGGAACTTCGGTGCCGTCGTCGAGTTGACGGGGCGCTTGCATCCGGTCGACATGCCGTTCACCGAGATCGTCTACACGTTTCCGCTCGCGAGCGGCGTGCGCGTGATGACGGCGTTTCAGCAATGGGTAACCGCTCTTCCCGACCGCGCGCATTGCTGGACCGAAATTCATACGGGCTCGCCCAGTGATGGCGGGAGCGTCGTTATCGAGTTGACGTATGCGGGCAACGAGCGAGGTGCCCGTGCGCTGGGTGAAGCGCTGCTGACCGCTGCCGGCGTCAAACCCAGCGCGACAACGGTCGTGACGGCGCCGTATCTTTCCACCATGCGCGAACCGATTTGTGCGGGGCTGCGAGCCGACGAATGTAAGTACGCGGGGGTCTCGCCAAATGGGGCGCTCCCGCGGCCCAGTTTCTACGCTAAGTCGGACCTGATTCGGGCGACGTGGCCGGCGCAAGCGTTCGAAGCACTCGTCGAAGCGATCGCGCGGCGTCAAGCCGATCCGGTATTGACGCCGGCGGATTTCCAAGGCGCGGTCAACGTCGGCAAGATCGCGTTTGAAACGGCGGGAGGCGCGATCGCGCGGCCGCCGAGCGCGGCGGCGTTCGCGCACCGCGACATTCGCTACGTCGTGCAGTACCAATCGCGATGGAAACCTGGATCCAGCGATTCGGTAGCCAACGCGAATATAGCCTGGACCCAGGCGACGTACGAATCGGTGCGGCCGTGGCTTTCCGGGAGTGCGTACCAAGGCTATGCCGATCCCAACCTTTCGGACTGGCAGCAGCAATACTACGGCGAGAGTCTTGCGCGGCTAAAAGAAGTAAAGCGAAAATACGATCCGGACGACGTCTTTCGCTACGCACAGTCGATTCCGCAGGCGTAG
- a CDS encoding flagellar biosynthetic protein FliR: MSDSLATGTLVFARCAGFAFRAPGFSHPSVPAPVRAGLAVFLTLSVAPGVSAAKVPRDELSFALAFATELLLGAIVGAAASLLYDAAYAGGRTVDDYAGVKAFAPSAQIVAPSGFGRVWSLAFTGGFFLLGAYRPTIWWFAMSFSRLTPGVPFDAHAWMPYLASLAATIAISAAGVAAPAIGLAFAVQIALGALSRAVPRFGSITLAFPLAFAAVLIATVCAVPILAARAGHPLLALPVR; encoded by the coding sequence GTGAGCGATTCACTGGCGACCGGGACGCTCGTCTTTGCGCGTTGCGCCGGATTCGCATTCCGCGCACCCGGCTTTTCACACCCGAGCGTTCCGGCACCCGTGCGCGCCGGTCTCGCCGTGTTTTTGACGTTGTCCGTTGCACCGGGCGTTAGCGCCGCGAAGGTTCCGCGTGACGAACTGAGTTTTGCGCTCGCGTTTGCGACCGAACTTTTGCTCGGCGCGATCGTCGGCGCCGCGGCGTCTTTATTGTACGACGCGGCCTACGCCGGGGGCCGGACCGTCGACGACTATGCCGGCGTCAAAGCCTTCGCGCCGAGCGCGCAAATCGTCGCTCCTTCGGGCTTCGGACGCGTTTGGTCGCTCGCATTCACCGGCGGGTTCTTCCTGTTGGGCGCCTACCGACCCACGATTTGGTGGTTTGCAATGAGTTTCTCGCGACTTACGCCGGGCGTTCCGTTCGACGCGCACGCCTGGATGCCGTATCTCGCGAGCTTGGCCGCAACGATTGCGATCAGCGCGGCCGGGGTGGCCGCGCCGGCCATCGGTTTGGCATTTGCGGTGCAGATCGCGCTGGGGGCTCTCTCTCGCGCGGTTCCACGTTTCGGAAGCATCACGCTTGCATTTCCGCTCGCGTTCGCGGCGGTGCTGATCGCGACGGTGTGCGCGGTGCCGATTCTCGCCGCGCGCGCGGGACATCCATTGCTTGCGCTGCCGGTTCGATGA
- a CDS encoding EscU/YscU/HrcU family type III secretion system export apparatus switch protein, which produces MSDESEKPFDATPQRLEKARREGNVARCSELGANAAFLAAGLTLVASAPLLGALASRSIARAAAGNGEVDSMAVLGVALLPIAAAALAGSVVAIAQNGGGLFIFPLPKVERLNPIEGCKRMFSRETLGHGFRAGAAFALAGCAMVPALQAAAREAIAAGSVAGVAAGVWNAAQRVAIAAFAVGTAFAVAEYGAARRTWLQKLRMSFDDRKREAKEQEGDPLERGRRRALHRSLLRGCVDDVGKASFVIANPTHVAVALQYEPPLVAVPTILVRAAGDAAGRVRAIAAARGIPVVENVPLARALYRDGRVGDPIDRAHFVAVAEVVAALFRAGLLRT; this is translated from the coding sequence ATGAGCGACGAATCGGAGAAGCCGTTTGACGCGACGCCGCAGCGTCTGGAAAAGGCGCGGCGCGAGGGCAACGTCGCGCGGTGTTCCGAGCTCGGCGCGAATGCGGCGTTTCTCGCCGCCGGTCTAACGCTCGTTGCGAGCGCGCCGCTGCTAGGAGCACTGGCTTCCCGATCCATCGCGCGCGCTGCGGCCGGCAATGGAGAGGTCGATTCGATGGCCGTGCTCGGCGTTGCGCTGCTGCCAATTGCCGCTGCGGCGCTCGCCGGCAGCGTCGTTGCGATCGCGCAGAACGGGGGCGGCTTGTTTATCTTTCCGCTTCCGAAGGTGGAACGGCTCAATCCAATAGAGGGATGTAAGCGCATGTTTTCGCGCGAGACGCTCGGTCACGGATTTCGCGCGGGAGCTGCCTTCGCACTGGCAGGATGCGCGATGGTTCCGGCGCTGCAAGCCGCCGCACGCGAAGCAATCGCTGCGGGGTCCGTGGCCGGGGTTGCGGCCGGCGTTTGGAACGCGGCCCAACGCGTAGCGATCGCGGCGTTTGCGGTCGGAACCGCATTTGCCGTCGCCGAATATGGCGCGGCGCGCCGAACGTGGCTGCAGAAACTGCGCATGAGTTTCGACGATCGCAAGCGCGAAGCCAAGGAACAAGAAGGCGATCCGCTCGAGCGCGGACGCCGCCGGGCGCTGCATCGTTCGCTGCTGCGCGGTTGCGTCGACGACGTGGGAAAGGCGTCGTTCGTGATTGCAAATCCCACGCACGTGGCGGTGGCGTTGCAGTACGAACCGCCGCTAGTGGCGGTGCCGACCATTCTCGTGCGCGCCGCCGGCGATGCCGCCGGTCGCGTGCGGGCCATAGCGGCGGCCAGGGGCATACCGGTCGTCGAGAACGTACCGTTGGCGCGAGCGCTCTATCGCGACGGACGCGTCGGCGATCCGATCGACCGCGCGCATTTCGTCGCGGTTGCCGAAGTCGTGGCGGCGCTGTTCCGCGCCGGATTGCTGCGCACGTGA
- the metF gene encoding methylenetetrahydrofolate reductase [NAD(P)H] — MRISEALASMRPFFSFEFFPPKDEDGSRQLIDAISALQPLRPAFVSITYGAGGSTRARTVALAKKIQQEIGLTVVAHVTCVGSTRAELRALFDDLARAGIENVLALRGDPPKGEEQFVAPAGGFSHATELIAMLRRNYDFCIGAACYPEKHPEAASMDVDLARLKEKVDAGADFLVSQLFFDNDAFFGFERRARAMGVTAPILPGLMPITNFEQIKRFVAMCGATIPPKLRVEMELRKGDAEAVEALGVAYASMQAVALLQSGVPGIHFYTLNKSPATRAIVSSLLAASAWRPLFARTFAP; from the coding sequence ATGCGAATTAGCGAGGCGCTGGCCTCGATGCGGCCGTTCTTCTCGTTCGAGTTCTTTCCACCGAAGGACGAGGACGGTTCGCGCCAGCTTATCGATGCCATCTCGGCGCTGCAGCCGTTGCGGCCGGCATTCGTCTCCATCACTTACGGGGCGGGCGGTTCGACCCGCGCGCGGACGGTTGCGCTCGCGAAGAAGATCCAGCAAGAGATCGGCCTGACGGTGGTAGCGCACGTGACGTGCGTCGGTTCCACGCGCGCGGAGCTGCGCGCGCTCTTCGACGATCTCGCTCGCGCCGGCATCGAAAACGTTCTTGCCCTGCGCGGCGATCCGCCGAAGGGAGAGGAGCAGTTCGTCGCTCCGGCGGGCGGTTTCAGCCACGCGACCGAGTTGATCGCCATGTTGCGCCGAAACTACGATTTCTGCATCGGTGCGGCGTGCTATCCCGAGAAGCATCCCGAGGCCGCGAGCATGGACGTCGACCTCGCGCGCCTTAAAGAAAAAGTCGATGCCGGCGCCGACTTTCTCGTATCGCAACTCTTTTTCGATAACGATGCGTTCTTCGGGTTCGAGCGCCGCGCTCGAGCGATGGGCGTGACGGCTCCGATACTCCCAGGGCTCATGCCGATTACCAACTTCGAGCAGATCAAGCGTTTCGTGGCGATGTGCGGTGCGACGATCCCGCCGAAACTGCGCGTCGAGATGGAGCTGCGCAAAGGTGACGCCGAAGCAGTCGAAGCCCTCGGCGTCGCGTACGCGTCGATGCAGGCCGTCGCGCTGCTTCAGAGCGGCGTGCCCGGCATCCATTTTTATACGCTCAACAAATCACCGGCCACGCGCGCCATCGTATCGTCGCTGCTCGCCGCCAGCGCCTGGCGACCGCTGTTCGCTCGGACCTTTGCGCCGTAA
- a CDS encoding type II toxin-antitoxin system PemK/MazF family toxin, with protein sequence MKSTPANRSAKKTSGSLGYIPDRGDIVRMSFSPQAGHEQANRRPALVLSPKSYNGTVGLVIVVPITSKMKGYRFEVALPTSLETQGAVLSDQLENLDWRARDAVFEETAPEAVLDEVTARVAALLAIR encoded by the coding sequence GTGAAGTCGACACCGGCGAACCGATCGGCAAAGAAGACGTCTGGTAGTTTGGGCTACATTCCCGATCGCGGCGACATCGTCCGCATGAGTTTTTCGCCGCAAGCCGGGCACGAACAGGCGAATCGCCGTCCTGCGCTGGTTCTCAGTCCGAAATCGTATAACGGCACCGTCGGGTTGGTTATCGTCGTCCCTATAACGTCAAAGATGAAAGGCTATCGGTTCGAGGTCGCCCTTCCAACATCGCTGGAAACACAAGGTGCCGTGCTGTCCGACCAGCTCGAGAATCTTGACTGGCGCGCGAGAGATGCCGTTTTTGAGGAAACTGCACCGGAGGCAGTTCTCGATGAGGTGACGGCGCGCGTCGCAGCACTCTTGGCAATACGCTAG
- a CDS encoding VOC family protein, producing MIPLLVGICFCFSPAASLADTPGHITGVGGIFVKSKDPKALAAWYRDVLGIQIESWGGAALRYDAPEHPPVLVWNAFPQTTKYMTPSTREFMLDFAVDDLDAYLAKLKAKGVVVLKRDDSDPDGKYAWILDPDGTKIELWQPKPK from the coding sequence TTGATTCCGCTGTTGGTCGGTATCTGTTTTTGCTTTTCGCCGGCAGCCTCTCTCGCTGATACCCCCGGACACATCACGGGCGTGGGCGGCATTTTCGTGAAAAGCAAAGACCCCAAAGCCTTGGCCGCATGGTATCGAGACGTGCTGGGTATTCAGATCGAGAGCTGGGGAGGGGCGGCGCTCCGATACGATGCCCCGGAGCATCCGCCCGTTCTCGTGTGGAACGCTTTCCCGCAAACGACGAAGTACATGACGCCATCGACGCGTGAGTTTATGTTAGACTTCGCCGTCGACGACCTTGACGCATACCTTGCGAAGCTCAAGGCAAAGGGTGTAGTAGTTCTCAAGCGCGACGACTCGGACCCGGACGGCAAATACGCCTGGATCCTCGATCCGGACGGCACGAAAATCGAACTTTGGCAACCGAAGCCCAAATAA
- a CDS encoding flagellar biosynthesis protein FlhA gives MTRLPVYAFAGVLLAIVGILIVPLPPWLLDVLLGVNIFASALVLLLSVTVEDPLEFSAFAPALLVATLFRLSLDVSATRLILTQGATPGAVGAIVPAFGAFVVNGNLVVGIIVFAILVTIQFVVIASGSQRVAEVAARFTLDAMPGKQMAIDADVHAGVLDAAGARRKRAAVQREADFYGAMDGAGKFVKGDAVAALVIVALNLAGGVIVGIAYHGLTAVDALNRFALLSIGNALVTTLPAFLISTAMGMMVTRVASEGALGSDLAAQLCSRPDVLRSVGVLLLALSFVPALPRPLFALLGLMAFVLAWLAQRHRTRSDDETAASRERARRQAMRRPELALGLVGVDAVSIDVGADLAHLLVPPHADALLDRIGEVRRALAADIGIVLPGVRLRDDLAREAATYGIRVRDRLVAQGALRLECRLAVAEEAVLRRLGVGVEPEPVYGLPAAWISVERADAASAAGALVFDPISVLGSHLAEVARAHAAELVGRQELQTLFEHLRASVPSVIKEIGTESLPFAAVHRAFSLLLREMVWPRDPVRVLEAMLEAGSRDANELAEAARRVVIPELLRRRAVATLEPAIFDPEFERTLVSAWSRGGTDAASPSTALALREQIGRYVAGRSRDGASIVCTAALRPLLADFLMRSGVRVDVFSYGELPGELTLNPSEIIAA, from the coding sequence GTGACCCGGCTTCCGGTCTACGCCTTCGCAGGCGTGCTTCTGGCGATCGTCGGGATTTTGATCGTGCCGTTGCCGCCGTGGCTGCTCGACGTGCTGCTGGGCGTGAACATCTTTGCATCCGCGCTCGTCCTGCTGCTTTCGGTCACCGTCGAGGACCCGCTGGAGTTCAGTGCGTTCGCGCCGGCTCTGCTCGTCGCGACGCTGTTTCGATTGTCCCTCGACGTCTCGGCGACGCGATTGATTCTTACGCAAGGAGCGACGCCGGGCGCGGTGGGCGCCATCGTTCCGGCGTTCGGCGCCTTTGTCGTGAACGGCAATCTCGTCGTGGGCATCATCGTGTTCGCGATTCTCGTGACGATCCAGTTCGTGGTGATAGCCAGTGGCTCGCAGCGCGTCGCCGAAGTCGCCGCGCGCTTCACGCTCGATGCCATGCCGGGGAAGCAAATGGCCATCGATGCGGACGTTCACGCCGGCGTGCTCGATGCCGCGGGGGCGCGCCGCAAGCGCGCGGCCGTGCAGCGCGAGGCCGACTTTTACGGTGCGATGGACGGCGCCGGAAAGTTCGTCAAAGGCGACGCCGTCGCGGCGTTGGTCATCGTCGCGCTCAATCTCGCGGGCGGCGTCATCGTGGGCATTGCCTATCATGGTTTAACTGCAGTGGATGCGCTCAACAGGTTCGCCCTGCTCTCGATCGGCAACGCGCTCGTGACGACTTTGCCGGCGTTCTTGATCTCCACCGCAATGGGCATGATGGTGACGCGCGTCGCGTCCGAGGGTGCGCTGGGATCGGATCTGGCCGCGCAGTTGTGCTCGCGCCCCGACGTGCTGCGCAGCGTCGGGGTGCTGCTGCTCGCACTGAGTTTTGTTCCGGCGCTTCCGCGGCCGCTCTTTGCGCTGCTCGGTCTAATGGCGTTCGTACTCGCGTGGCTTGCGCAGCGGCATCGCACGCGCAGCGACGACGAAACGGCTGCGTCGCGCGAACGTGCGCGCCGCCAAGCGATGCGGCGCCCGGAGCTTGCGCTCGGATTGGTCGGCGTCGACGCGGTATCCATCGACGTCGGCGCGGATCTCGCGCATCTGCTGGTGCCGCCGCACGCCGATGCGCTGCTCGACCGTATCGGTGAGGTGCGACGAGCGTTGGCGGCCGATATCGGCATCGTTCTTCCCGGCGTTCGGCTACGCGACGACCTTGCACGAGAAGCCGCGACGTACGGCATTCGCGTCCGCGACCGGCTGGTTGCTCAAGGCGCGCTTCGACTGGAGTGCCGGCTCGCCGTGGCTGAAGAAGCGGTGTTGCGCCGCTTGGGCGTGGGCGTTGAGCCCGAGCCCGTCTATGGCTTACCGGCGGCGTGGATTTCCGTCGAACGGGCCGACGCCGCATCGGCGGCGGGCGCGCTGGTTTTCGATCCGATCTCCGTACTCGGTTCGCATTTGGCCGAAGTCGCGCGCGCGCACGCAGCCGAACTGGTCGGACGTCAAGAGTTGCAGACGCTGTTCGAGCATTTGCGCGCGAGCGTTCCGTCGGTCATCAAAGAAATTGGTACGGAGTCGCTGCCGTTCGCGGCGGTGCATCGTGCGTTTTCGTTGTTGCTGCGCGAAATGGTGTGGCCCCGCGATCCGGTGCGCGTCCTCGAAGCGATGTTGGAAGCGGGATCGCGCGACGCAAACGAGTTGGCGGAAGCCGCGCGCCGCGTCGTCATCCCCGAGCTCTTGCGACGGCGCGCCGTCGCAACGCTGGAGCCGGCCATCTTCGACCCCGAGTTCGAACGAACGCTGGTTTCGGCGTGGAGCCGCGGTGGAACCGACGCGGCGTCGCCGTCAACGGCGCTGGCGCTGCGCGAGCAGATCGGCCGCTACGTCGCGGGGCGCTCGCGCGACGGCGCGTCGATCGTGTGTACGGCCGCGTTGCGGCCACTGCTCGCCGATTTCCTGATGCGCTCGGGCGTACGCGTCGACGTCTTTTCGTACGGGGAGCTGCCAGGCGAGCTAACGTTGAACCCGAGCGAGATCATCGCCGCGTAG